A region of Carettochelys insculpta isolate YL-2023 chromosome 9, ASM3395843v1, whole genome shotgun sequence DNA encodes the following proteins:
- the VCAM1 gene encoding vascular cell adhesion protein 1 isoform X3, with product MGRIIPSVTGLLLVFVTSHTFKVHLVPENKVAAQIGDKLELICSTIDCKSPTFSWRTQLDNPLGGTVNNNGSRSILTMDPVGFSNEHEYLCTASCDNEKKEKSTTIDIYSFPSDPIIEFNTSLYVGEKASVTCTIPNVYPSDLLTMQLEKDGSVLDMKEFYNEPRTETTETKRLMWTFIPTFEDAGKEIACVAELPMEEVDFEPKKRQTSQRLSVNYGPRNTTVSVTPSNTVREGDTVIMTCTSNGNPSPEVSWTKHLISGESQFLSKDATLTIKNAKADDLGLYVCAGVNQFGREKKTVELIVQVPPKDTVLSVFPSDTVKEGENVTFTCTAEGVPAVQIILKKKTQGADTMIVSESGSYHIYRAQLEDAGLYECESRNKLGQQFQNQILEVKVSPQNTAEFTYLSDHTDEQEKTTILSTTYNHPLPHTGQPSNTPSLSSQNSMSTLYSDIKNDTGTYLIVVYNEAGNNTDVIDTASVAIVKRNGFLIPVIVVLSCLSIMAIPALAVWVYVSRKGRVNGSYSIVNAPKPNV from the exons ATGGGAAGGATAATTCCATCAGTGACTGGGCTGTTACTGGTGTTTGTGACTt CTCACACTTTCAAAGTTCATCTTGTACCTGAAAACAAAGTGGCTGCTCAGATTGGAGATAAACTTGAATTAATCTGCAGTACTATTGACTGCAAGTCCCCAACTTTCTCCTGGAGAACCCAGCTGGACAACCCATTAGGTGGGACAGTGAACAATAATGGGAGCCGCTCCATCTTGACTATGGATCCTGTTGGCTTTTCAAATGAGCATGAATATCTGTGCACTGCATCCTGTGACaatgagaagaaagaaaaatccaCCACGATTGATATTTACT CTTTTCCTAGTGATCCGATCATCGAGTTCAACACATCACTGTATGTCGGGGAAAAAGCCAGTGTCACCTGCACAATTCCCAATGTGTATCCTTCAGATCTTCTGACAATGCAGCTGGAGAAAGATGGATCTGTTCTTGACATGAAAGAGTTTTATAATGAACCAAGAACCGAAACAACAGAGACAAAACGTCTGATGTGGACATTTATCCCCACCTTTGAAGACGCAGGGAAAGAGATTGCTTGTGTGGCTGAATTACCAATGGAAGAGGTGGACTTTGAACCTAAAAAAAGACAAACTTCACAGAGACTGAGTGTAAACT ATGGACCAAGAAACACGACAGTCTCTGTCACCCCCTCCAACACAGTGAGAGAAGGAGACACTGTGATAATGACATGCACTAGCAATGGTAATCCATCCCCAGAGGTATCCTGGACAAAGCATTTGATCAGTGGAGAGTCgcagtttctttcaaaagatgcaacTTTGACTATAAAGAATGCAAAGGCTGATGATCTGGGACTTTATGTGTGTGCTGGAGTTAaccagtttggaagagagaaaaaaactgTGGAATTAATTGTTCAAG TTCCACCAAAAGACACAGTGCTTTCAGTTTTTCCTTCTGACACTGTAAAAGAAGGAGAAAATGTTACCTTCACTTGCACAGCAGAAGGCGTTCCAGCTGTTCAGATTATCCTGAAGAAGAAAACACAAGGTGCAGACACGATGATTGTGTCTGAAAGTGGCAGCTATCACATATACAGGGCTCAGCTAGAGGATGCAGGACTGTATGAATGTGAATCCAGAAACAAGCTTGGACAGCAATTTCAAAACCAAATCCTTGAAGTCAAAG ttTCCCCCCAAAATACTGCAGAGTTCACATATCTATCAGATCATACTGATGAACAGGAAAAGACCACTATTCTAAGTACAACCTATAATCACCCACTACCACACACTGGCCAACCAAGCAACACACCCAGCCTCTCATCACAGAATAGCATGTCTACACTCTATAGTGACATAAAAAATGACACAGGCACATATTTGATTGTTGTTTACAATGAAGCTGGAAATAACACTGATGTGATTGATACAGCTTCTGTAG CAATAGTGAAAAGAAATGGTTTTCTGATTCCTGTGATTGTTGTGCTCTCTTGTTTATCAATAATGGCAATCCCTGCACTTGCCGTGTGGGTTTATGTGTCAAGGAAAGGAAGGGTAAACGGATCCTACAGCATTGTAAATGCACCGAAACCTAATGTTTAA
- the VCAM1 gene encoding vascular cell adhesion protein 1 isoform X2, with translation MGRIIPSVTGLLLVFVTSHTFKVHLVPENKVAAQIGDKLELICSTIDCKSPTFSWRTQLDNPLGGTVNNNGSRSILTMDPVGFSNEHEYLCTASCDNEKKEKSTTIDIYSFPSDPIIEFNTSLYVGEKASVTCTIPNVYPSDLLTMQLEKDGSVLDMKEFYNEPRTETTETKRLMWTFIPTFEDAGKEIACVAELPMEEVDFEPKKRQTSQRLSVNFGPQNTNIVVSPSNTIMQGETLMLTCKTTSNPLARVVWKKELANSSAQHVIDNDTIIIPHAQMSDSGLFICEAMNEEMNKTERATVVISVQDGPRNTTVSVTPSNTVREGDTVIMTCTSNGNPSPEVSWTKHLISGESQFLSKDATLTIKNAKADDLGLYVCAGVNQFGREKKTVELIVQVPPKDTVLSVFPSDTVKEGENVTFTCTAEGVPAVQIILKKKTQGADTMIVSESGSYHIYRAQLEDAGLYECESRNKLGQQFQNQILEVKAIVKRNGFLIPVIVVLSCLSIMAIPALAVWVYVSRKGRVNGSYSIVNAPKPNV, from the exons ATGGGAAGGATAATTCCATCAGTGACTGGGCTGTTACTGGTGTTTGTGACTt CTCACACTTTCAAAGTTCATCTTGTACCTGAAAACAAAGTGGCTGCTCAGATTGGAGATAAACTTGAATTAATCTGCAGTACTATTGACTGCAAGTCCCCAACTTTCTCCTGGAGAACCCAGCTGGACAACCCATTAGGTGGGACAGTGAACAATAATGGGAGCCGCTCCATCTTGACTATGGATCCTGTTGGCTTTTCAAATGAGCATGAATATCTGTGCACTGCATCCTGTGACaatgagaagaaagaaaaatccaCCACGATTGATATTTACT CTTTTCCTAGTGATCCGATCATCGAGTTCAACACATCACTGTATGTCGGGGAAAAAGCCAGTGTCACCTGCACAATTCCCAATGTGTATCCTTCAGATCTTCTGACAATGCAGCTGGAGAAAGATGGATCTGTTCTTGACATGAAAGAGTTTTATAATGAACCAAGAACCGAAACAACAGAGACAAAACGTCTGATGTGGACATTTATCCCCACCTTTGAAGACGCAGGGAAAGAGATTGCTTGTGTGGCTGAATTACCAATGGAAGAGGTGGACTTTGAACCTAAAAAAAGACAAACTTCACAGAGACTGAGTGTAAACT TTGGTCCACAAAATACTAACATTGTCGTGTCACCAAGCAATACAATTATGCAGGGGGAAACTCTGATGCTTACTTGTAAGACTACAAGTAATCCGCTAGCAAGAGTTGTTTGGAAAAAAGAGCTGGCCAATTCAAGTGCTCAGCATGTTATAGACAATGATACCATTATaattccacatgcccagatgagtGATTCTGGCCTGTTCATCTGTGAAGCCATGAATGAAGAAATGAATAAAACAGAGAGAGCAACAGTGGTCATTTCTGTGCAAG ATGGACCAAGAAACACGACAGTCTCTGTCACCCCCTCCAACACAGTGAGAGAAGGAGACACTGTGATAATGACATGCACTAGCAATGGTAATCCATCCCCAGAGGTATCCTGGACAAAGCATTTGATCAGTGGAGAGTCgcagtttctttcaaaagatgcaacTTTGACTATAAAGAATGCAAAGGCTGATGATCTGGGACTTTATGTGTGTGCTGGAGTTAaccagtttggaagagagaaaaaaactgTGGAATTAATTGTTCAAG TTCCACCAAAAGACACAGTGCTTTCAGTTTTTCCTTCTGACACTGTAAAAGAAGGAGAAAATGTTACCTTCACTTGCACAGCAGAAGGCGTTCCAGCTGTTCAGATTATCCTGAAGAAGAAAACACAAGGTGCAGACACGATGATTGTGTCTGAAAGTGGCAGCTATCACATATACAGGGCTCAGCTAGAGGATGCAGGACTGTATGAATGTGAATCCAGAAACAAGCTTGGACAGCAATTTCAAAACCAAATCCTTGAAGTCAAAG CAATAGTGAAAAGAAATGGTTTTCTGATTCCTGTGATTGTTGTGCTCTCTTGTTTATCAATAATGGCAATCCCTGCACTTGCCGTGTGGGTTTATGTGTCAAGGAAAGGAAGGGTAAACGGATCCTACAGCATTGTAAATGCACCGAAACCTAATGTTTAA
- the VCAM1 gene encoding vascular cell adhesion protein 1 isoform X1, with protein sequence MGRIIPSVTGLLLVFVTSHTFKVHLVPENKVAAQIGDKLELICSTIDCKSPTFSWRTQLDNPLGGTVNNNGSRSILTMDPVGFSNEHEYLCTASCDNEKKEKSTTIDIYSFPSDPIIEFNTSLYVGEKASVTCTIPNVYPSDLLTMQLEKDGSVLDMKEFYNEPRTETTETKRLMWTFIPTFEDAGKEIACVAELPMEEVDFEPKKRQTSQRLSVNFGPQNTNIVVSPSNTIMQGETLMLTCKTTSNPLARVVWKKELANSSAQHVIDNDTIIIPHAQMSDSGLFICEAMNEEMNKTERATVVISVQDGPRNTTVSVTPSNTVREGDTVIMTCTSNGNPSPEVSWTKHLISGESQFLSKDATLTIKNAKADDLGLYVCAGVNQFGREKKTVELIVQVPPKDTVLSVFPSDTVKEGENVTFTCTAEGVPAVQIILKKKTQGADTMIVSESGSYHIYRAQLEDAGLYECESRNKLGQQFQNQILEVKVSPQNTAEFTYLSDHTDEQEKTTILSTTYNHPLPHTGQPSNTPSLSSQNSMSTLYSDIKNDTGTYLIVVYNEAGNNTDVIDTASVAIVKRNGFLIPVIVVLSCLSIMAIPALAVWVYVSRKGRVNGSYSIVNAPKPNV encoded by the exons ATGGGAAGGATAATTCCATCAGTGACTGGGCTGTTACTGGTGTTTGTGACTt CTCACACTTTCAAAGTTCATCTTGTACCTGAAAACAAAGTGGCTGCTCAGATTGGAGATAAACTTGAATTAATCTGCAGTACTATTGACTGCAAGTCCCCAACTTTCTCCTGGAGAACCCAGCTGGACAACCCATTAGGTGGGACAGTGAACAATAATGGGAGCCGCTCCATCTTGACTATGGATCCTGTTGGCTTTTCAAATGAGCATGAATATCTGTGCACTGCATCCTGTGACaatgagaagaaagaaaaatccaCCACGATTGATATTTACT CTTTTCCTAGTGATCCGATCATCGAGTTCAACACATCACTGTATGTCGGGGAAAAAGCCAGTGTCACCTGCACAATTCCCAATGTGTATCCTTCAGATCTTCTGACAATGCAGCTGGAGAAAGATGGATCTGTTCTTGACATGAAAGAGTTTTATAATGAACCAAGAACCGAAACAACAGAGACAAAACGTCTGATGTGGACATTTATCCCCACCTTTGAAGACGCAGGGAAAGAGATTGCTTGTGTGGCTGAATTACCAATGGAAGAGGTGGACTTTGAACCTAAAAAAAGACAAACTTCACAGAGACTGAGTGTAAACT TTGGTCCACAAAATACTAACATTGTCGTGTCACCAAGCAATACAATTATGCAGGGGGAAACTCTGATGCTTACTTGTAAGACTACAAGTAATCCGCTAGCAAGAGTTGTTTGGAAAAAAGAGCTGGCCAATTCAAGTGCTCAGCATGTTATAGACAATGATACCATTATaattccacatgcccagatgagtGATTCTGGCCTGTTCATCTGTGAAGCCATGAATGAAGAAATGAATAAAACAGAGAGAGCAACAGTGGTCATTTCTGTGCAAG ATGGACCAAGAAACACGACAGTCTCTGTCACCCCCTCCAACACAGTGAGAGAAGGAGACACTGTGATAATGACATGCACTAGCAATGGTAATCCATCCCCAGAGGTATCCTGGACAAAGCATTTGATCAGTGGAGAGTCgcagtttctttcaaaagatgcaacTTTGACTATAAAGAATGCAAAGGCTGATGATCTGGGACTTTATGTGTGTGCTGGAGTTAaccagtttggaagagagaaaaaaactgTGGAATTAATTGTTCAAG TTCCACCAAAAGACACAGTGCTTTCAGTTTTTCCTTCTGACACTGTAAAAGAAGGAGAAAATGTTACCTTCACTTGCACAGCAGAAGGCGTTCCAGCTGTTCAGATTATCCTGAAGAAGAAAACACAAGGTGCAGACACGATGATTGTGTCTGAAAGTGGCAGCTATCACATATACAGGGCTCAGCTAGAGGATGCAGGACTGTATGAATGTGAATCCAGAAACAAGCTTGGACAGCAATTTCAAAACCAAATCCTTGAAGTCAAAG ttTCCCCCCAAAATACTGCAGAGTTCACATATCTATCAGATCATACTGATGAACAGGAAAAGACCACTATTCTAAGTACAACCTATAATCACCCACTACCACACACTGGCCAACCAAGCAACACACCCAGCCTCTCATCACAGAATAGCATGTCTACACTCTATAGTGACATAAAAAATGACACAGGCACATATTTGATTGTTGTTTACAATGAAGCTGGAAATAACACTGATGTGATTGATACAGCTTCTGTAG CAATAGTGAAAAGAAATGGTTTTCTGATTCCTGTGATTGTTGTGCTCTCTTGTTTATCAATAATGGCAATCCCTGCACTTGCCGTGTGGGTTTATGTGTCAAGGAAAGGAAGGGTAAACGGATCCTACAGCATTGTAAATGCACCGAAACCTAATGTTTAA